A window from Rhodothermus sp. encodes these proteins:
- the rsgA gene encoding ribosome small subunit-dependent GTPase A: protein MPTQKNSQHLEGVVIRATGSWFDVQADGHVIPSRVRGKFRLSGLNTTSPVVVGDRVTVRLNPDGTGLIVEVHPRRNELSRRAAGRRHSLRHVIAANIDFVWIVQAVQLPEPNPGFIDRVLVAAERYAIPAGLIINKIDLMAETHRPAIDALERLYAGLGYRVLRTSTVTGEGLEAFREALRGQTSVVTGPSGVGKSSLLNAIEPELNIRTAPVSEKTGKGRHTTTYVALYPLSMGGFVVDTPGLREFGVTDLEPPELSHYFVEFRPYLAACRFPDCTHEHEPDCAVKAAVETGEISEERYLSYLNILHSLKLGEKNVGL, encoded by the coding sequence ATGCCAACGCAAAAAAACTCCCAGCATCTGGAAGGAGTCGTTATCCGGGCAACCGGGAGCTGGTTTGATGTACAGGCTGACGGTCATGTGATTCCCTCACGCGTCCGGGGTAAGTTTCGCCTGAGCGGCCTGAACACCACCAGTCCGGTAGTGGTAGGCGATCGGGTGACGGTCCGCCTGAATCCGGACGGCACCGGATTGATCGTCGAGGTGCATCCACGCCGCAATGAACTCTCCCGTCGTGCGGCTGGCCGTCGACACAGCCTGCGTCATGTGATTGCCGCCAATATCGATTTCGTATGGATCGTACAGGCCGTACAGCTCCCGGAACCTAATCCCGGCTTTATAGATCGCGTACTGGTAGCTGCTGAGCGCTATGCCATTCCCGCGGGCCTGATCATCAACAAAATCGACCTGATGGCTGAGACCCATCGTCCGGCTATTGACGCACTGGAGCGCCTGTACGCCGGACTGGGCTATCGGGTGCTCCGCACCAGCACAGTAACTGGTGAAGGCTTAGAAGCCTTCCGGGAAGCGTTGCGTGGCCAGACCAGTGTGGTAACTGGCCCTTCGGGCGTGGGCAAATCGTCGCTGCTAAACGCTATTGAACCAGAGCTGAATATCCGCACGGCACCCGTCAGCGAAAAAACCGGTAAAGGACGCCATACCACAACCTACGTGGCGCTTTATCCCCTCTCAATGGGTGGGTTTGTAGTCGACACGCCAGGTCTGCGCGAATTCGGCGTAACCGATCTGGAACCACCCGAACTGTCCCACTATTTCGTGGAATTCCGTCCTTACCTTGCTGCCTGTCGTTTTCCCGATTGCACGCACGAGCATGAGCCAGACTGCGCCGTGAAGGCGGCGGTCGAAACTGGCGAAATCTCCGAGGAACGCTATCTCAGCTATCTCAACATCCTGCACAGTCTGAAGCTCGGAGAAAAAAACGTCGGCCTTTGA
- a CDS encoding two-component regulator propeller domain-containing protein, whose translation MKPRIYFRLGGVLLWLLALPALAQRHYFHTYTSADGLSQLVVQTLLQDRQGYVWIGTQAGLNRFDGFGFETFGLRDGLAGDFIWALAEGPDGSLWIGTRTGLSRRDPNGRFTSFGLDDGLPSPEVRVLTITPDSTVWLGTPSGLAYLKAGKIYPVEALDQQFIFDLFVSSNKQLYVATQRGLYRWAPPRWVPVPLFADQPVHQLLEDLEGRLWVATADALVVLANGRPVARYTEADGIRGLPVQDLAVDSLGVVWVATVEGLGRIDAAGVRWLTEANGLPTSVITDLMVDREGMLWLGTLKGVAQFRGRAFTNYTVQDGLADNVVRPIVRDAHGYLWVGTRRGLNRFDGRRWTVYTEKDGLPSEYVRSLFLDRKGRLWIGTIRGLALYEGGRFYRAPGFPYEASVMSIVEDRQGRIWVAAQRLGIFRQHGTRFIKVEVPGQTFSDARLLVDRQGHVWVSGDRGLSRWDGNHWRTFTTKDGLVGNNPYFLAEDLTGRIWFGYHAALGITVYDPEQHRFLTYTTADGLHNNAVYSIGVDHQNNIWIGTARGVDRFDGKRFVNYSPLEGYASYESNAGGFFADVDGTLWFGTMDGLSHYNPREDLWNARPPYIRIHTLQLGDRHVNPDSIIRVSHQANTLTAHIALLSFFGAQQIQLRYRLRTADADWSLTVRHHRSWLNRPAKNEDKWRPLTSPTLFLPNLPAGFYVLEVQARKPTSDWSSPVVARFEITPPFWQTAWFATLIVTLLGLAIGGLHRYRVHRIAKQKEQLEALVQERTAELQAQKRQLEATLEDLRRTKEELERANEELVRASRLKSEFLANMSHEIRTPMNGVLGMTELLLEMDLTKEQRECVEIIHRSGETLLNILNDILDFSKIEAGQLKLENIDFNLQETIEDVITLFAPRAAAKQLELACFIEERALDVQGDPHRLRQILSNLIGNAIKFTERGAVVVEAELEQLKARRAYWRISVRDTGIGIPPDRLPHLFQPFTQLDGSTTRRYGGTGLGLAISKQLVEMMGGTISVESEVGRGSTFTIRIPFRLSPQHKLNGNGRRALLKGVRVLIADDNEANREILRRQTLGWNMLPTLARNAEEALELMRAAARQGHPFRLAILDMMMPEIDGIMLAQAIKREASIAATPLILLTSYLFTREDYRAVDERLFAAVLSKPTRQSYLFNTLARVLQHTRSMPTRQDQSDPSSVSSAVATTTPSSGSPSSTSRGHLLLAEDNPVNQKVALYHLERLGYTCDVVNDGKQAVEAALRGNYDAILMDVHMPVMDGFEATAQIRAREASLGRHIPIIAMTANALRGERERCLAAGMDDYIAKPFKKDELKALLERWIQQPKT comes from the coding sequence ATGAAGCCTCGTATCTATTTCCGACTTGGCGGCGTCCTGCTCTGGCTGCTGGCCCTACCAGCGCTTGCGCAGCGCCATTATTTCCATACCTATACCAGTGCGGATGGCTTATCGCAGCTGGTTGTGCAGACACTGTTGCAGGATCGGCAGGGATATGTATGGATCGGCACACAGGCAGGCCTCAATCGCTTCGACGGCTTTGGTTTTGAAACGTTCGGCCTTCGGGATGGCCTTGCTGGCGACTTTATCTGGGCACTGGCTGAAGGGCCGGATGGCTCCCTCTGGATCGGAACGCGCACCGGCCTCAGTCGCCGAGATCCAAACGGTCGCTTTACCAGCTTTGGCCTGGACGATGGCCTGCCCTCACCAGAAGTGCGCGTGCTCACTATCACTCCGGACAGCACCGTCTGGCTCGGCACACCCAGTGGTCTGGCCTATCTGAAAGCAGGCAAAATTTATCCGGTAGAGGCACTGGATCAGCAGTTTATCTTTGATCTTTTTGTTAGCAGCAATAAGCAACTCTACGTTGCCACGCAGCGTGGTCTGTATCGCTGGGCGCCGCCCCGCTGGGTTCCCGTACCATTGTTTGCGGACCAACCCGTTCATCAATTGCTCGAAGACCTGGAAGGTCGTCTCTGGGTAGCCACAGCTGATGCCCTCGTTGTGCTGGCCAACGGCCGGCCGGTCGCCCGCTACACCGAAGCCGACGGAATACGCGGCCTACCGGTCCAAGATCTGGCGGTCGACTCGTTGGGAGTAGTCTGGGTAGCTACAGTGGAAGGACTGGGGCGCATCGATGCCGCTGGCGTCCGCTGGCTTACCGAAGCCAACGGCCTGCCTACCTCGGTCATCACCGATTTGATGGTTGATCGCGAAGGTATGCTCTGGCTGGGCACCCTGAAGGGCGTTGCGCAATTTCGGGGCAGAGCTTTTACCAATTACACCGTCCAGGATGGATTGGCCGATAATGTGGTACGCCCTATCGTACGCGATGCTCATGGTTACCTGTGGGTAGGGACACGTCGGGGGCTTAACCGTTTCGACGGACGCCGCTGGACGGTCTATACCGAAAAGGATGGGTTGCCCAGTGAGTATGTGCGCTCCCTGTTCCTGGATCGAAAAGGACGCCTCTGGATCGGGACCATTCGAGGACTGGCCCTGTATGAGGGCGGCCGCTTTTATCGTGCCCCCGGATTCCCCTACGAGGCCAGCGTCATGTCCATCGTGGAAGACCGACAGGGACGTATCTGGGTCGCCGCCCAGCGACTGGGCATTTTTCGCCAGCATGGCACACGCTTCATTAAGGTGGAAGTGCCCGGGCAGACCTTCTCCGATGCCCGACTGCTGGTGGACCGACAGGGGCACGTATGGGTCTCCGGTGATAGGGGACTTTCGCGCTGGGACGGAAACCACTGGCGTACCTTTACGACTAAGGATGGGCTGGTCGGCAACAATCCCTACTTTCTGGCCGAGGACCTCACCGGGCGCATCTGGTTCGGGTATCATGCGGCCCTCGGGATTACTGTTTACGATCCCGAACAGCATCGCTTTCTTACCTACACAACAGCCGACGGTTTACACAACAACGCCGTCTATTCGATCGGGGTCGATCATCAGAACAACATCTGGATCGGTACAGCCCGTGGCGTCGATCGCTTCGATGGGAAACGCTTTGTCAACTACAGTCCTCTGGAAGGGTATGCCAGCTACGAGTCAAATGCCGGAGGCTTCTTTGCCGATGTAGACGGCACGCTCTGGTTTGGCACCATGGACGGGCTGAGCCACTATAATCCTCGTGAGGACCTGTGGAACGCCCGACCACCATACATCCGCATTCACACCTTACAACTGGGCGACCGGCACGTCAATCCGGATTCTATCATTCGGGTTTCGCACCAAGCGAACACTCTGACCGCCCATATCGCGCTGCTTTCTTTCTTTGGCGCCCAACAGATCCAATTACGCTATCGATTACGTACCGCAGACGCAGATTGGAGCCTGACAGTTCGCCACCATCGATCGTGGCTGAATAGACCGGCCAAAAACGAAGACAAATGGCGTCCGCTGACGTCGCCCACCCTTTTTCTGCCCAACCTTCCGGCCGGCTTCTATGTGCTGGAAGTGCAGGCCCGCAAGCCCACCTCCGACTGGTCCTCCCCGGTAGTAGCTCGTTTTGAAATTACCCCGCCTTTCTGGCAGACCGCCTGGTTTGCCACATTGATTGTAACCCTTCTGGGATTGGCAATAGGCGGCCTTCACCGCTATCGGGTCCACCGGATTGCCAAACAGAAAGAACAGCTCGAAGCGCTCGTTCAAGAGCGCACAGCCGAGCTGCAAGCGCAGAAACGCCAGCTTGAAGCCACGTTGGAAGATCTACGTCGGACCAAGGAGGAGCTTGAGCGGGCTAACGAAGAGCTGGTGCGGGCCAGCCGGCTCAAAAGTGAATTTCTGGCCAATATGAGCCATGAGATCCGCACGCCGATGAATGGCGTGCTGGGCATGACCGAATTGCTGCTCGAAATGGATCTAACCAAAGAGCAGCGAGAATGCGTGGAAATCATTCATCGTAGTGGCGAAACGCTGCTGAACATTTTGAATGATATCCTGGACTTTTCGAAAATCGAAGCTGGCCAGTTGAAGCTGGAAAATATTGACTTCAACCTACAGGAAACCATCGAGGATGTCATCACGCTATTTGCACCGCGGGCAGCAGCCAAACAGCTCGAACTGGCCTGTTTTATTGAAGAACGTGCCCTGGATGTTCAGGGAGATCCCCATCGGCTTCGTCAGATACTCTCGAACCTGATTGGCAACGCGATCAAGTTTACGGAGCGCGGCGCAGTTGTTGTCGAAGCCGAACTGGAGCAGCTGAAGGCGCGTCGGGCCTACTGGCGTATTTCGGTGCGGGATACCGGCATCGGTATTCCACCCGACCGTCTTCCCCACCTCTTCCAGCCCTTCACGCAACTGGACGGCTCGACGACCCGTCGCTACGGCGGCACCGGGCTGGGATTGGCCATCTCCAAGCAGCTCGTTGAAATGATGGGAGGCACCATTAGCGTCGAAAGCGAGGTAGGACGGGGCTCCACCTTTACCATACGCATCCCTTTCCGTCTGTCGCCGCAGCATAAGCTGAACGGAAACGGGCGTCGTGCCCTCCTCAAAGGCGTCCGGGTGTTAATCGCGGACGACAACGAGGCCAATCGGGAAATTCTACGGCGTCAGACGCTGGGCTGGAATATGTTGCCCACGTTGGCCCGCAATGCAGAAGAGGCGCTGGAGTTGATGCGGGCCGCTGCCCGGCAGGGTCATCCTTTCAGACTGGCCATTCTGGACATGATGATGCCCGAAATAGACGGTATCATGCTGGCTCAGGCGATCAAGCGCGAAGCGTCCATCGCGGCCACTCCGCTGATTCTGCTTACCTCTTACCTTTTCACCCGTGAAGACTACAGGGCGGTAGATGAGCGGCTCTTTGCGGCCGTGCTCTCTAAACCAACCCGCCAGTCCTATCTCTTCAACACGCTGGCCCGCGTGCTTCAGCACACCCGCTCAATGCCTACCCGCCAGGATCAGTCGGATCCCTCCTCGGTATCTTCGGCTGTTGCAACAACCACGCCGTCATCTGGATCACCTTCTTCCACAAGTCGTGGCCACCTGCTGCTGGCCGAAGACAATCCGGTTAACCAGAAGGTAGCACTTTATCACCTGGAACGGCTGGGCTACACGTGCGATGTCGTAAACGATGGCAAACAGGCCGTCGAGGCAGCCCTGCGGGGCAACTACGACGCCATCCTGATGGACGTGCACATGCCGGTAATGGATGGGTTTGAGGCGACGGCGCAGATTCGGGCACGCGAAGCCAGCCTGGGACGCCACATCCCCATCATTGCCATGACGGCCAATGCGCTACGAGGCGAGCGTGAACGCTGTCTGGCGGCCGGCATGGACGACTATATTGCCAAGCCCTTCAAAAAGGACGAGCTCAAAGCCCTATTGGAACGCTGGATTCAACAGCCGAAAACCTGA
- the topA gene encoding type I DNA topoisomerase: protein MKRLVVVESPTKARTIRNFLPKDGFRVEASMGHIRDLPASAAEVPSNLKHEEWARLGVRIDRDFEPLYVIPRDKRKVVKQLKEALKEADALYIATDEDREGESIGWHLVEVLKPKVPVRRMVFHEITREAIEQALRNPRDIDYNLVEAQEARRILDRLVGYLVSPVLWRKIAPRLSAGRVQSAAVRLLVLREKERIAFVPATYWDLKALLEQEGQTFEAVLTHVDGIRVVGGKDFDERTGRLKEGLVAGRDVMLLDEAQAHALAERLRHERWVVAEVEERIVTRTPAPPFITSTLQQEASRKLGLSARQTMQIAQRLYEQGYITYMRTDSTHLSQEAIEASRRTIVERYGPEYLSPQPRQYQRQVRNAQEAHEAIRPAGREMKTAEELGLTGIDAALYDLIWKRTVASQMADARVRLLTVHLEAGDRPPIARFRASGRTIEFPGFFRAYVEGSDDPEAALEDRDQPLPPLKQGDQPHCLRLEPQRHETRPPARYTEATLIKTLEQEGIGRPSTYATIIDTILQRGYAVRRGNQLVPTFTAFATNNLLEAYFEKLVDLGFTAQMEEALDEIAAGRQKTVPYLRQFYQGKDGLERMINEALRRVNPREVSTIRFPQWEPYVVRVGKYGPYVEGPLDGQLATASLPPDLPPGDVTRETLEQILREGQIEDRILGIDPKTSLPVLLRRGPYGYYVQLGDDEHAGKPRRMALPPGMEPAAVDLEMARKLLQLPRTLGTHPETGQPVLVGIGRYGPYVQHGQTFASLKEEDDVFSIDLERALELLAEKERRSRPLRTLGTHPETGEPVEIWEGRYGPYVKHGRTNVSLPEGCVPETITLERALQLLQEKAVRKGHRRSRQRRSK, encoded by the coding sequence ATGAAGCGCCTGGTTGTTGTTGAATCGCCAACGAAAGCACGTACGATTCGCAATTTTCTCCCCAAAGATGGCTTTCGCGTCGAGGCCAGCATGGGACATATCCGCGACTTGCCCGCCTCGGCTGCCGAAGTGCCGTCGAACCTGAAACATGAGGAATGGGCTCGGCTGGGCGTCCGCATCGATCGCGACTTTGAGCCACTCTACGTGATTCCGCGTGACAAACGCAAGGTGGTAAAGCAGCTTAAAGAAGCCCTGAAAGAAGCCGACGCGCTGTATATCGCGACCGACGAAGACCGCGAAGGAGAATCCATTGGCTGGCACCTGGTCGAGGTACTCAAGCCGAAGGTGCCGGTTCGCCGCATGGTTTTCCACGAAATCACGCGGGAAGCGATCGAGCAGGCCCTGCGTAATCCGCGGGATATTGACTATAACCTGGTCGAAGCCCAGGAGGCCCGGCGTATTCTGGATCGGCTGGTCGGTTATCTGGTTTCGCCTGTATTGTGGCGCAAGATCGCCCCGCGGCTGTCGGCTGGACGTGTACAGAGTGCGGCTGTGCGGTTGCTCGTGTTGCGGGAGAAGGAACGCATCGCTTTTGTTCCGGCCACCTACTGGGATCTGAAGGCGCTCCTGGAGCAGGAGGGGCAGACGTTCGAGGCGGTGCTGACGCATGTGGACGGCATCCGGGTCGTTGGGGGGAAGGACTTTGACGAACGCACCGGACGGCTTAAGGAAGGGCTGGTGGCCGGGCGTGACGTGATGCTGCTCGACGAGGCACAGGCGCACGCACTGGCCGAACGGCTTCGTCACGAACGCTGGGTAGTGGCCGAGGTGGAGGAGCGGATCGTAACACGTACACCTGCACCCCCGTTTATCACGTCCACGCTCCAGCAGGAGGCCAGCCGCAAGCTGGGATTGTCGGCGCGCCAGACCATGCAGATCGCTCAGCGTCTCTATGAGCAGGGCTATATCACGTACATGCGTACCGATTCGACACATCTGTCGCAGGAGGCGATCGAAGCCAGCCGACGTACCATCGTTGAGCGTTATGGCCCGGAGTATCTGAGTCCACAGCCGCGCCAGTATCAGCGTCAGGTCCGTAACGCGCAGGAAGCACACGAAGCCATCCGTCCCGCCGGTCGTGAAATGAAAACGGCCGAAGAGCTGGGGCTAACGGGGATCGATGCGGCCCTGTACGACCTGATCTGGAAGCGTACGGTGGCCTCACAGATGGCCGACGCGCGCGTGCGCCTACTGACGGTACATCTGGAGGCCGGCGATCGACCGCCGATTGCACGCTTTCGCGCTTCGGGACGAACCATCGAATTTCCAGGTTTTTTCCGAGCCTACGTCGAAGGGAGCGACGATCCCGAAGCAGCCCTGGAAGATCGGGATCAGCCGCTACCCCCTCTGAAGCAGGGGGACCAACCGCATTGCCTGCGGCTTGAGCCACAGCGGCATGAGACCCGTCCACCTGCCCGATACACCGAAGCGACGCTGATTAAAACCCTTGAACAGGAAGGCATTGGCCGGCCGAGCACGTACGCAACCATTATCGACACCATCCTGCAGCGTGGTTATGCCGTGCGACGAGGCAATCAGCTGGTGCCCACCTTTACGGCGTTTGCCACCAACAACCTGCTGGAAGCCTACTTCGAAAAGCTCGTCGATCTGGGCTTTACGGCGCAGATGGAAGAAGCGCTCGACGAAATCGCGGCCGGTCGGCAAAAGACTGTCCCTTATCTACGTCAGTTCTATCAGGGCAAAGATGGCTTGGAGCGCATGATCAATGAGGCGCTGCGTCGGGTGAATCCCCGTGAGGTTTCGACCATTCGCTTCCCGCAATGGGAACCGTATGTCGTACGTGTAGGCAAGTACGGGCCATACGTGGAAGGGCCTCTGGACGGACAGCTCGCAACGGCCTCCCTGCCACCTGACCTGCCTCCTGGAGATGTAACGCGCGAAACACTGGAGCAAATCCTTCGGGAAGGACAGATTGAAGACCGAATACTGGGGATTGATCCAAAAACCAGTCTGCCGGTTTTGCTCCGGCGTGGACCGTATGGATACTACGTGCAGCTTGGGGACGATGAGCATGCTGGCAAGCCCAGGCGAATGGCGTTACCGCCGGGTATGGAACCGGCGGCCGTAGATCTGGAAATGGCGCGGAAACTTCTGCAGCTTCCGCGCACGCTGGGTACGCATCCAGAGACCGGCCAGCCGGTGCTGGTCGGTATCGGTCGGTACGGGCCCTATGTGCAACACGGACAGACATTTGCGTCGCTCAAAGAAGAGGACGACGTTTTTTCGATCGATCTGGAGCGCGCGCTGGAGCTGCTGGCCGAAAAAGAAAGGCGGAGTCGTCCGCTGCGCACACTGGGCACGCATCCTGAAACGGGCGAACCGGTGGAGATCTGGGAGGGACGTTATGGTCCCTATGTGAAGCACGGACGCACCAATGTGTCGCTGCCTGAAGGATGTGTACCCGAAACCATCACCCTGGAGAGGGCCCTGCAGCTCTTGCAAGAGAAGGCCGTTCGTAAAGGTCACAGACGTAGCCGCCAGCGCCGCTCGAAGTGA
- a CDS encoding acyl-CoA dehydrogenase, which produces MNLPFYHFLEPVSTGWVVLGVLVVALGLAFTGASLGLWTLATAVVLYGVGAPLWLWVVFGVLAVVFNLKPLRRTLVSRPLMRLMRAAGFLPKISDTERTAIEAGTVWVEGELFAGKPNFRRLLHETAYPSLTDEERAFLEGPVEELCRMVNDWDVWRRRDLPPEVWQFIREKGFLGIIIPKEYGGLGFSALANSAVVQKLASHCGPLATTVMVPNSLGPAELLIHYGTQEQRDYYLPRLARGEEIPAFALTEPGAGSDAGAIQASGVVFRGEDGQLYIRLNFQKRYITLAAVATVLGLAFKLRDPDNLLGKGEDLGITCALIPTNTPGVKLGMRHDPLGVPFYNCPVEGHDVVVPIDAIIGGPEWAGKGWRMLMESLAAGRGISLPASSAGGVKLVYRVASAHAKIRRQFGLPIGQFEGIEEPLARIGGFNYLIEAGRVYTCGGLDRGAKPAVVSAIMKYNTTELGRKVINDGMDILGGNGISRGPRNLLAHGYIAAPIGITVEGANILTRTLMIFGQGAVRCHPYAYKEISALAQGDVQAFDEAFWKHVGLVVRNGARALLLSLSRGRLARTGVSGPAARYAQKLAWASASFAFLADLAMAALGGNLKRKEKLTGRFADIFSWMYLAAATMRRFEAEGRREEDRPFFDWAMQYAFARMQQAFDGLFDNLRIPGLTWFLRGPAAWWSRLNRLSALPSDALGHRVVQLMLKPGEQRERMTAGMYVPSDPNEALGRLERAFQLAYQEDELLKKVYAAVKRGELPRARPDRLVRQAVEKGILTDDEARLIQEAEAARWDAIQVDAFTLEAYRHYYNAPPAGIETAGDGSHEAVSAES; this is translated from the coding sequence ATGAATCTGCCGTTCTATCACTTTCTGGAACCCGTAAGTACCGGCTGGGTCGTGCTTGGTGTGCTGGTGGTGGCACTGGGCCTGGCCTTTACGGGCGCGTCCCTCGGACTCTGGACGCTGGCAACGGCGGTGGTGCTTTACGGGGTAGGCGCACCGCTCTGGCTCTGGGTGGTCTTCGGGGTGCTGGCTGTTGTGTTTAATCTGAAGCCGCTGCGGCGCACGCTTGTCTCAAGGCCGCTCATGCGCCTGATGCGGGCAGCCGGCTTTCTCCCGAAAATCTCCGACACCGAGCGCACGGCCATTGAAGCCGGCACCGTCTGGGTCGAGGGTGAGCTGTTTGCCGGAAAGCCTAATTTCCGACGGTTGCTTCACGAAACGGCTTATCCATCGCTCACCGACGAGGAGCGGGCGTTTCTGGAGGGGCCTGTTGAGGAGCTCTGTCGGATGGTGAATGACTGGGACGTATGGCGCCGACGCGATCTGCCACCAGAGGTCTGGCAGTTTATCCGCGAAAAAGGCTTTCTGGGGATCATCATCCCCAAAGAGTATGGAGGGCTGGGTTTTTCAGCCCTGGCCAATAGTGCGGTCGTGCAAAAACTGGCCTCACACTGCGGTCCACTGGCTACGACCGTGATGGTCCCCAACTCGCTGGGGCCGGCCGAGCTGCTCATTCATTACGGCACTCAGGAGCAGCGCGACTATTACCTGCCCCGGCTGGCCCGCGGGGAAGAAATTCCAGCGTTTGCGCTGACTGAACCAGGTGCTGGATCCGATGCAGGGGCCATTCAGGCCAGTGGCGTTGTGTTTCGGGGTGAAGATGGGCAGCTCTACATCCGGCTGAACTTCCAGAAGCGTTACATTACGCTGGCCGCGGTTGCTACGGTGCTGGGGCTGGCTTTCAAGCTGCGAGACCCGGACAATCTGCTGGGCAAAGGCGAGGACCTGGGCATTACCTGCGCATTGATCCCCACCAATACTCCGGGCGTCAAGTTGGGCATGCGGCATGACCCACTGGGCGTGCCCTTCTACAACTGTCCTGTTGAAGGGCACGACGTGGTGGTTCCCATCGATGCGATCATCGGTGGTCCGGAATGGGCCGGTAAGGGATGGCGGATGCTCATGGAGTCACTGGCAGCCGGCCGTGGCATTTCGCTGCCGGCCTCCTCGGCAGGCGGCGTCAAGCTGGTCTATCGGGTCGCTTCGGCGCATGCCAAGATACGGCGTCAGTTCGGGTTGCCCATCGGACAGTTTGAGGGTATTGAGGAGCCCCTGGCCCGCATTGGCGGCTTCAATTACCTGATTGAAGCTGGCCGTGTCTATACCTGTGGCGGACTGGATCGGGGTGCCAAGCCGGCCGTCGTCTCGGCCATCATGAAGTATAACACCACCGAGCTGGGACGAAAGGTTATCAACGACGGCATGGATATCCTCGGCGGGAACGGTATCTCGCGTGGACCACGTAACCTGCTGGCGCACGGGTACATCGCAGCGCCCATCGGTATCACCGTTGAAGGGGCCAATATCCTGACCCGCACGCTGATGATCTTCGGACAAGGCGCCGTCCGTTGTCATCCTTATGCCTACAAAGAAATATCGGCCCTGGCGCAGGGCGATGTACAGGCGTTTGACGAGGCATTCTGGAAGCATGTTGGACTGGTGGTGCGCAACGGAGCGCGTGCTCTGTTGCTGAGCCTGTCTCGGGGGCGTCTGGCCCGGACCGGCGTTTCGGGGCCGGCGGCTCGCTATGCCCAGAAGCTGGCCTGGGCATCGGCATCGTTCGCGTTCCTGGCCGACCTGGCCATGGCTGCGCTGGGCGGCAACCTGAAGCGCAAAGAAAAACTCACCGGCCGTTTTGCCGACATTTTCTCCTGGATGTACCTGGCAGCGGCCACCATGCGGCGTTTCGAGGCCGAAGGCCGTCGCGAGGAAGATCGGCCATTCTTCGACTGGGCCATGCAGTATGCTTTTGCACGCATGCAGCAGGCCTTCGACGGCCTCTTTGATAACCTGCGCATTCCAGGATTGACCTGGTTTTTGCGCGGACCCGCTGCCTGGTGGTCGCGCTTGAATCGTCTGAGTGCGCTGCCTTCAGACGCGCTGGGCCATCGGGTTGTTCAGCTCATGCTAAAGCCGGGTGAGCAGCGGGAACGGATGACAGCCGGTATGTATGTACCCTCCGATCCGAACGAAGCGCTTGGGCGTCTGGAACGTGCTTTCCAGCTGGCCTATCAGGAAGATGAGCTGCTTAAAAAGGTGTATGCAGCGGTCAAACGAGGCGAATTGCCCAGAGCGCGGCCGGATCGACTGGTGCGGCAGGCGGTCGAAAAAGGCATCCTCACGGACGACGAAGCGCGCCTCATTCAGGAGGCTGAGGCGGCACGCTGGGATGCCATCCAGGTCGATGCCTTTACGCTCGAAGCGTATCGGCATTACTATAATGCGCCCCCGGCCGGTATTGAAACGGCCGGCGATGGCAGCCACGAAGCAGTGTCGGCCGAATCGTAA